One window from the genome of Leptospira broomii serovar Hurstbridge str. 5399 encodes:
- a CDS encoding OmpA/MotB family protein produces MIRRTRFSRYKRKEEQEENSDRWLLTYADMITLLLGLFIILYSISQVDQNKLKQVADLVRGGFGLGESFFDGSAVNLEDDALLQPRTQLYRFWERISYALKKMREKTKLMIGMNETEEIRIQVFTPALGEGDEFHPDEDTDFTFKKIAEVTQGMDVDLTLRVQIPYSDQTANQGFRSVWEYNAHRATLVAEVLSEKYGIPKDRISVQAFNGFKKIGKNENTSPEMKASQERIEILIRKRDKEE; encoded by the coding sequence ATGATTCGAAGGACCAGATTTTCGCGGTATAAAAGAAAAGAAGAGCAGGAAGAGAATAGCGATCGATGGCTTTTGACCTACGCGGATATGATTACTCTTCTTTTAGGTTTATTCATTATTCTTTATTCGATTTCTCAAGTGGATCAAAATAAACTCAAGCAGGTCGCCGACCTTGTGCGAGGCGGATTCGGACTTGGAGAATCTTTTTTTGACGGGTCTGCGGTGAATCTGGAAGATGACGCGCTTTTGCAGCCCAGAACTCAGCTATATCGATTTTGGGAAAGAATCTCTTACGCATTAAAAAAGATGCGGGAAAAAACTAAGCTAATGATAGGGATGAACGAAACTGAAGAAATTCGAATCCAAGTCTTTACACCGGCATTAGGAGAAGGCGATGAGTTTCATCCGGATGAAGATACGGATTTTACCTTTAAAAAAATAGCCGAAGTCACTCAAGGTATGGATGTGGATTTGACTTTGAGAGTTCAAATTCCATATTCTGATCAAACTGCAAATCAAGGCTTTCGCAGTGTATGGGAATACAACGCTCATAGGGCGACTCTAGTTGCGGAAGTCCTCTCGGAGAAATATGGTATTCCGAAAGATCGGATTTCAGTGCAAGCTTTCAACGGTTTTAAGAAAATCGGTAAGAACGAAAACACTTCGCCTGAAATGAAAGCTTCCCAGGAAAGGATCGAGATTTTGATTCGAAAAAGAGATAAGGAAGAATGA
- a CDS encoding toprim domain-containing protein — translation MSSAKTKTEKKPAANQERNFKKLSNVEHVRMRTGMWLGQNSVSTFEQHFFRKGNDGQYEVVHEELEDVPAKLKCLDEACMNAVDEYRKNQKDKSIPEKDKMSKLIIQLSSDKKTVNVMDNGRGIPAKNAEGVFLHLMYGENFDDHVKQDHVAGQNGVGISLVRMVSSYFKVKTVNGGVSFKKLFTLHEDAKKQIRSYKLSKEDTERAFLYFDEHGKFDDCPLLTKDQIEKLIPICKKTNMIESVDKATKEEHGTSVEFELNPKYFNSLDISFNVDLMKQYLQDIAMTNPGLEVQFVHKGKKDKFKFKKGLDEIFSHSALTYYKMDYQAPAAGSQLHLEAYLVIGQNKNLTWVNSIFAPQGGSAIEYLENRICDEIRKKSQIVSLEKKLKTSCTRNDVRNCFHMYVNMRLLNPRFKSQDKSYLINDLNEDIRNAVDKHLDKFIKKTALLEEVKLQMEKRTQLKAFEDAQRGLKKASKMNIPKLMPPTGKPGDPGRVLFVAEGDSAIAGLRPARNPKLHGLFPLRGKPMNCKGVSLAKAIANEELKNIVAILGLPLNEKVKSIDQLNYEKISIITDADFDGYAIRSLMLSFFYEYWPELFELGLIHISSAPLYEVDVKMGDSKKAETVFCIDDKDYDDLIKRVQKSGGQIVRKKRNKGLGETGKEAMKFAVEECMTKIVIGNKKEASKIQNLWFHKDFAEQRRDAISEYAMSVIED, via the coding sequence ATGAGTAGCGCCAAAACCAAAACCGAAAAAAAGCCCGCCGCAAACCAGGAAAGAAATTTTAAGAAACTCTCTAACGTAGAACACGTAAGAATGAGGACCGGAATGTGGCTTGGCCAGAACTCCGTCTCCACTTTTGAACAGCATTTTTTTCGTAAAGGTAACGACGGTCAGTACGAAGTCGTTCATGAAGAATTGGAAGATGTTCCCGCCAAACTGAAATGTCTGGACGAAGCGTGCATGAACGCCGTCGACGAATACCGTAAAAACCAAAAGGATAAATCAATACCGGAAAAGGACAAAATGTCCAAGCTGATCATACAGTTATCTTCCGATAAAAAAACGGTCAATGTAATGGATAACGGGCGGGGAATTCCTGCTAAAAACGCCGAAGGTGTTTTTCTTCACTTGATGTACGGGGAAAATTTCGACGATCACGTAAAGCAGGACCATGTTGCCGGCCAAAACGGCGTCGGCATTTCCCTCGTCCGAATGGTTTCCTCTTATTTCAAAGTAAAGACAGTCAATGGCGGTGTTTCCTTTAAGAAACTATTTACGTTACACGAGGATGCAAAAAAGCAAATTCGCTCCTACAAACTTTCTAAAGAGGACACCGAACGCGCATTTTTATATTTCGATGAGCACGGTAAATTCGACGACTGTCCCTTGCTTACGAAAGATCAGATCGAGAAGCTTATTCCGATATGTAAGAAAACGAATATGATCGAATCCGTGGATAAAGCGACAAAAGAAGAACATGGAACCTCAGTCGAATTCGAATTGAATCCTAAATACTTCAACAGTCTCGATATATCCTTTAATGTGGATCTGATGAAACAGTATCTACAGGACATCGCCATGACCAATCCGGGTCTGGAAGTTCAGTTTGTGCATAAAGGTAAGAAGGATAAATTTAAGTTCAAAAAGGGACTCGACGAAATTTTTTCACATTCCGCTTTAACTTACTATAAAATGGATTATCAAGCGCCTGCCGCCGGATCGCAGCTTCACCTGGAGGCTTACCTGGTCATCGGACAAAATAAAAATCTCACTTGGGTAAATTCCATTTTCGCTCCGCAAGGCGGATCGGCGATCGAATATCTTGAAAATCGAATTTGCGACGAAATCCGAAAAAAAAGCCAGATTGTTTCCTTAGAGAAAAAGTTAAAAACCAGCTGTACGCGTAACGACGTTCGCAATTGTTTTCATATGTATGTGAACATGCGGTTGTTGAATCCGCGTTTTAAATCTCAGGATAAATCTTATCTAATCAACGATTTGAATGAGGATATTCGAAATGCGGTTGATAAACATTTGGATAAGTTCATTAAAAAAACGGCATTATTGGAAGAAGTTAAACTCCAAATGGAAAAGAGAACTCAGCTAAAAGCTTTTGAAGACGCTCAACGCGGTTTAAAGAAAGCCAGTAAGATGAATATTCCTAAGCTGATGCCTCCGACCGGAAAACCGGGAGATCCGGGAAGAGTTCTTTTCGTAGCGGAAGGTGATTCCGCAATAGCCGGCCTACGTCCGGCGAGGAACCCCAAGCTGCATGGTTTATTCCCTCTTCGCGGAAAACCGATGAACTGCAAAGGTGTTTCCTTGGCAAAAGCGATCGCAAACGAAGAGTTAAAGAATATCGTAGCGATCCTCGGGTTACCCTTGAACGAAAAAGTAAAATCCATAGACCAGCTCAATTACGAAAAAATAAGTATCATCACGGATGCGGATTTCGACGGATATGCGATTCGTTCCTTGATGCTTTCTTTCTTTTATGAATATTGGCCGGAACTTTTCGAACTGGGATTAATACATATTTCTAGTGCGCCTTTGTACGAAGTAGACGTGAAGATGGGCGATTCAAAAAAGGCAGAGACCGTTTTCTGCATCGACGATAAAGATTACGATGATTTGATTAAACGGGTTCAAAAATCCGGCGGCCAAATCGTTCGAAAAAAACGAAACAAGGGTCTCGGAGAAACAGGTAAAGAAGCCATGAAATTTGCCGTCGAAGAATGCATGACCAAGATCGTGATCGGGAATAAAAAGGAAGCCTCCAAAATTCAAAATCTTTGGTTCCATAAGGATTTTGCCGAGCAACGTCGGGACGCGATTTCCGAATATGCGATGAGCGTTATTGAAGACTAA
- a CDS encoding DUF455 family protein produces MSTLNEFADFILRSGKLEDKLYSPDSFPIDVPSETCIPPDRPARSSKIEFSDRKSKIPRLEHLNVEENRILSLHHFANHELMAVELFAWAILKFQDVPSSVRKSFYKTLMEEQMHLRLYLKTIRAWGMDFGDRPLNYIFWKQTPNMQTLEKFYAVMALSFESANLDFSLIYKKAFEKFEDFEKASIMDRVHQDEIRHVKRGVKVVFSDGAKGIDQWEKYRKLISHPFTPRRAKGTFYFPELRLKAGLSSEFAAELGKYEDEYEGTTNARILRDVLGIGTSI; encoded by the coding sequence GTGAGTACGTTAAACGAATTTGCCGATTTTATACTAAGATCCGGGAAGTTGGAAGATAAGCTTTATTCTCCCGATTCGTTTCCAATCGATGTTCCTTCCGAAACTTGTATTCCACCGGATCGTCCTGCTCGTTCGAGCAAAATAGAATTCTCCGATCGCAAATCCAAAATTCCGAGACTCGAGCATTTGAATGTCGAAGAGAACAGAATTCTCTCTCTTCATCATTTTGCCAACCATGAATTGATGGCAGTCGAGTTGTTTGCCTGGGCCATTTTAAAGTTTCAAGACGTCCCTTCATCCGTTCGTAAGAGTTTTTATAAAACTTTGATGGAAGAGCAGATGCATCTTCGATTGTATTTAAAGACGATTCGCGCATGGGGAATGGATTTCGGCGATAGGCCCTTGAATTACATATTCTGGAAACAAACTCCTAATATGCAAACATTAGAGAAATTTTATGCCGTGATGGCTCTTTCGTTCGAAAGTGCGAATTTGGATTTTTCTCTTATCTATAAAAAAGCGTTCGAGAAGTTTGAGGACTTTGAAAAGGCTTCGATCATGGACCGGGTTCATCAGGATGAAATTCGTCACGTAAAAAGAGGTGTAAAAGTCGTCTTTTCCGACGGTGCTAAAGGTATCGATCAGTGGGAAAAGTATCGAAAATTGATCTCGCACCCGTTCACTCCTCGTCGTGCAAAAGGAACCTTCTATTTTCCGGAGCTTCGATTGAAGGCAGGGCTATCGTCCGAGTTTGCGGCGGAGCTCGGAAAATACGAGGACGAGTATGAAGGAACTACGAACGCTAGAATTCTTCGAGACGTACTCGGTATCGGGACCTCGATTTAA
- a CDS encoding FFLEELY motif protein: MGNFEENKQKHAKTEVVRSQVERFRKFYADYFHLEETIPMVEYFFETIYNLEGKEAWMHLALDTYQKVKGMMKETTRSNLETLIELNNLTDQLDGEMAKLLLARGWDGKKLNREEYDDLYRAFGHKQERIKQLEIVLHNLRTFYELAHRPIAAYLIRPARFMASLLGVSPLFDSVEQAYNAVLPVSPEIFSSFIEKVEERETQYLNSAFGSETTRESAI, translated from the coding sequence GTGGGAAATTTCGAAGAAAACAAGCAAAAACACGCAAAGACCGAGGTCGTGCGTTCTCAAGTGGAAAGATTTCGCAAGTTTTACGCGGATTATTTTCATTTGGAAGAAACGATTCCGATGGTGGAATATTTCTTTGAAACGATTTATAATTTAGAGGGAAAAGAAGCTTGGATGCATCTTGCTTTAGACACTTATCAGAAAGTGAAAGGCATGATGAAAGAAACGACTCGCTCCAATTTGGAAACTCTTATCGAACTGAATAACTTGACCGATCAGTTGGATGGAGAAATGGCTAAATTACTTTTAGCTAGAGGATGGGACGGTAAAAAGTTGAATCGGGAGGAATACGACGATCTGTATCGCGCATTCGGTCATAAGCAAGAACGAATCAAACAGCTCGAGATCGTTCTTCACAACCTTCGAACTTTTTACGAGCTGGCGCATCGCCCTATCGCTGCTTACTTAATCCGTCCCGCTAGATTTATGGCATCTTTGCTCGGAGTTTCCCCCCTTTTCGATTCGGTAGAGCAGGCCTATAACGCGGTGCTTCCGGTTTCGCCGGAAATATTTAGTTCCTTTATCGAAAAAGTGGAAGAGCGAGAGACTCAATACTTAAACTCCGCCTTCGGATCGGAAACGACTCGGGAGTCCGCAATATGA
- a CDS encoding LIC_13346 family putative lipoprotein, with the protein MNLRIFPIRIVFGSSFLFLNLVFGSCSLLPEWISGDHPLVDDSRTTRVYWNLSQVPKTSEAYQNQPSNLRYIVVNTEPSKERVWKGEVDLWETKEEFQNSLPKAIIFPRFSFKAAILSGVSKLEEGESTNPKKISFVPKMTEAWDWEGDSFPQSSLGILSKRFPVEDWSMVFDLRSDEAWLSKESRNLGSGSEIVWQNLRTRGSLLTTDLILPSGKSFPYADYDYRQVGFIALPISTGALPIWIFKREKGAIWAWGLLPEDLVSSQILLKQRNSKGSPFASFLFYDASSNIPFTTRADLRNYPIIILSDQNNVRQ; encoded by the coding sequence TTGAATCTTAGAATTTTTCCCATCCGAATCGTTTTCGGTTCCTCATTCCTTTTTCTAAATCTGGTCTTCGGTTCTTGCTCTTTATTGCCCGAATGGATTAGCGGAGATCATCCTCTCGTCGACGATTCTCGGACGACTAGGGTCTATTGGAATTTATCGCAGGTCCCTAAAACTTCGGAAGCATATCAAAATCAACCGAGCAATTTGCGCTATATCGTGGTCAATACCGAGCCCTCCAAAGAAAGAGTTTGGAAGGGGGAAGTCGATCTTTGGGAAACGAAAGAAGAATTTCAAAATTCTTTACCGAAAGCTATTATATTTCCGAGATTTAGTTTCAAAGCGGCAATTCTCTCCGGTGTTTCTAAATTAGAGGAAGGCGAATCGACAAATCCGAAAAAAATTTCTTTCGTTCCAAAGATGACGGAGGCTTGGGATTGGGAGGGTGATTCGTTTCCTCAATCCTCATTGGGTATTCTTTCCAAACGGTTTCCTGTGGAAGATTGGTCGATGGTTTTCGATCTACGTTCGGATGAGGCTTGGCTTTCCAAAGAATCTAGAAATTTAGGGAGCGGTTCCGAAATTGTCTGGCAGAATCTTCGTACTCGCGGATCTCTACTGACCACGGATCTGATTCTTCCTTCGGGTAAATCATTTCCGTACGCGGACTACGATTATCGCCAAGTCGGGTTCATTGCGCTTCCGATAAGTACCGGTGCGCTACCGATTTGGATATTTAAAAGGGAGAAGGGCGCGATCTGGGCATGGGGGCTATTGCCGGAAGATTTGGTATCCTCTCAGATCCTATTAAAACAGAGAAACTCGAAAGGATCGCCTTTTGCTAGTTTTCTTTTTTACGACGCTTCTTCCAATATTCCGTTTACCACTCGGGCCGATTTGAGGAACTATCCAATCATCATCCTCTCAGATCAAAACAATGTCAGACAATAG
- a CDS encoding LIC13341 family surface-exposed protein → MNSSRFFLSFNRILILSILFAFLSSCNSKTPSDSKIISQVLSGGEEKHPKVVLKKVGNLDDDPELESFAIVRNGTEEILAIFKKDKDEWRLIFKLPFSLLNIGPMHYESKGSSWKPGEDEKAKEPGYIIKRILMEELPGDEFNSLFLEILSEEPPIGLFSVPFVIRKGAKVLDGLASLKDHEFLVKSKRADFTYNKEEKNITVFPGNRTYAQNFNFNGWEMVPDIANVAAPGLLSVEAPTEWKKGESGEVVVWFKNRGSYAGTTYISLSFPQAGKLEIDSGKEGVRMYSIGSNIYSAEGKYINAKVPLLEITKEGWGRNHRYGVRFKYTPDSDGVPYVLFRSTSKAYRETVQIPTQASSVKTELDQQGYRSYPLSLITRGKSK, encoded by the coding sequence ATGAATTCTTCCCGTTTCTTTCTTTCATTCAATCGAATTCTTATTCTTTCCATCCTATTTGCATTTCTTAGCTCGTGTAATTCCAAAACACCGTCGGATTCCAAAATTATTTCGCAGGTGCTTTCAGGCGGAGAGGAGAAGCATCCCAAAGTCGTATTAAAAAAAGTCGGAAATTTGGACGATGATCCCGAGCTTGAATCTTTTGCCATAGTTCGAAATGGCACAGAGGAGATTCTTGCAATTTTTAAAAAAGACAAAGATGAATGGCGTCTTATATTCAAATTACCGTTCAGTCTACTGAATATCGGCCCTATGCATTACGAATCGAAAGGGTCGTCTTGGAAACCCGGAGAAGACGAAAAAGCGAAAGAGCCGGGTTATATAATTAAACGAATCCTAATGGAAGAACTTCCGGGAGACGAATTTAATTCTCTCTTTTTAGAAATATTAAGCGAAGAACCTCCGATAGGTCTTTTTTCCGTTCCTTTTGTTATTAGGAAGGGAGCTAAAGTTTTGGATGGCTTAGCTTCTTTGAAAGACCACGAATTTTTAGTTAAATCCAAAAGAGCCGATTTCACTTATAATAAAGAAGAAAAGAATATCACTGTTTTTCCCGGCAATAGAACGTACGCGCAAAATTTTAATTTTAACGGTTGGGAAATGGTCCCCGATATCGCCAATGTCGCTGCTCCCGGATTGTTAAGCGTCGAAGCGCCGACCGAGTGGAAAAAAGGAGAATCGGGAGAGGTAGTCGTTTGGTTTAAGAACCGAGGTTCGTACGCGGGAACTACTTATATTAGTCTTTCTTTTCCTCAAGCCGGAAAACTTGAAATCGATTCCGGAAAGGAAGGAGTTAGAATGTACTCGATCGGCAGCAATATATATTCCGCGGAAGGCAAATATATAAATGCAAAAGTTCCCCTTTTGGAAATCACTAAAGAGGGATGGGGGAGAAATCACAGATACGGTGTTCGTTTTAAATATACTCCTGATTCCGACGGAGTTCCTTACGTTCTATTTCGCTCCACGTCGAAGGCGTATCGTGAAACCGTTCAAATTCCGACACAAGCAAGTTCGGTTAAGACCGAGCTTGACCAACAAGGTTATCGCAGTTATCCTCTTTCTTTGATCACAAGAGGAAAATCGAAGTAG
- a CDS encoding ATP-binding protein, protein MRDTVDSLLVRQHSGSYVMFLPPDLSSIRDFRTVLRKSLEENKFLSKDIQQIELAADEALTNSISANVNCSSNETIICRWVLRDSKFTLWIVDYGSGLKQDKLESVSHEAKASTLKEFLSKVQNYQENKCEILPFRGKPVQHRNLGKGLQIMQSLMDSVKVLYHCKEGRISSDPAESNIRGSIIELAFDAKKHSA, encoded by the coding sequence ATGAGGGACACAGTCGACTCACTCCTGGTAAGGCAACATTCCGGTTCCTACGTAATGTTCCTTCCTCCGGATTTGTCGAGCATCCGCGACTTCCGGACGGTCCTTCGTAAATCCTTGGAAGAAAATAAATTTTTGTCTAAGGATATTCAGCAGATAGAATTGGCAGCGGATGAGGCTTTAACTAACTCTATTTCGGCTAATGTAAATTGTAGTTCGAACGAGACGATCATCTGCAGATGGGTATTACGAGATTCCAAATTTACTCTTTGGATCGTCGATTACGGATCGGGCCTAAAACAGGATAAACTCGAATCAGTTTCTCACGAAGCAAAAGCCTCCACCTTAAAGGAATTTTTAAGTAAAGTACAGAATTACCAAGAGAACAAATGCGAGATCCTACCTTTTAGAGGGAAACCCGTACAGCACAGAAATCTCGGTAAGGGATTGCAAATCATGCAATCATTAATGGATTCAGTAAAGGTTCTCTATCATTGCAAAGAAGGGCGGATTTCCTCCGATCCGGCGGAATCCAATATTCGAGGTTCCATCATCGAGCTTGCCTTCGATGCAAAAAAACATTCAGCGTGA
- a CDS encoding DNA gyrase subunit A produces MKDSNKSSKDNFPKIPFEDQVNDDQRKYSRYVCDSRAIPHEIDGLKPVQRRILWAMWNSDARNRFTKTVKVAGLAMGYHPHGDRSIQDALSQMAQDFTFANNFPLVAGEGTFGDVLDPSAIASPRYTEVKLSDFVKDLGFFESLPDIDYVKNYDETEDEPIHFVGKVPVVLLNNIQGIATGFRCFIPGHKLSHVINSQINYLKTKKPIPLKPWYKDYKGEVKMAKTEAGNTTISTTFNFTWEGDTLYLTDSPMNWNREKVINLLDDILEKKDTWLKDYVDYSSQKFRIELIYKKGEKPTQKQIFEVFSKEDTQTLANNVITFDGRLKNFGPEEIIKRFCDFRKTHLIRRFKRLAGLEEEKIERNSELIRFIKEKWNEKVIGIKSKKDFEDKLQKAKFKYYEWLASIPVYRMTIDEVRKCEEAIVEAKTALSRYQSLVKEDKKLTEFMIGELTELKDKWDKE; encoded by the coding sequence ATGAAAGATTCCAATAAATCCAGCAAAGATAACTTTCCGAAAATACCCTTTGAGGATCAAGTTAACGACGACCAGAGGAAATATTCTCGTTATGTTTGCGATTCTAGGGCTATCCCTCATGAAATCGACGGACTAAAACCGGTTCAAAGACGAATTCTTTGGGCAATGTGGAACTCGGACGCGCGAAATCGTTTTACAAAAACGGTTAAAGTTGCGGGTCTCGCGATGGGGTATCATCCGCACGGGGATCGTTCCATTCAAGACGCTCTTTCTCAAATGGCCCAGGATTTTACCTTTGCCAATAATTTCCCGTTAGTCGCCGGCGAGGGAACCTTCGGAGACGTATTGGATCCGAGCGCGATTGCTTCTCCACGATATACCGAGGTCAAACTTTCGGACTTCGTAAAAGATTTAGGTTTTTTTGAAAGTCTCCCCGACATCGATTACGTAAAAAACTACGATGAAACGGAAGACGAACCCATACATTTTGTCGGGAAGGTTCCCGTCGTGCTTCTGAATAATATTCAAGGAATCGCAACGGGATTCCGTTGCTTTATTCCCGGTCATAAACTCTCGCACGTAATCAATTCCCAGATAAACTATCTCAAGACAAAGAAACCGATCCCTTTAAAGCCTTGGTATAAGGATTATAAGGGCGAAGTTAAAATGGCCAAGACGGAGGCCGGCAATACTACGATATCCACGACCTTCAACTTCACTTGGGAAGGAGACACTCTTTACCTAACAGATTCTCCGATGAATTGGAATAGGGAAAAAGTAATCAACCTTCTGGATGATATTCTGGAGAAAAAAGATACATGGCTAAAGGATTACGTAGATTACTCCAGTCAAAAATTTAGAATAGAGTTGATTTATAAGAAAGGGGAGAAACCGACTCAGAAGCAGATATTCGAAGTTTTTTCCAAAGAAGATACTCAAACTCTTGCAAATAACGTAATTACGTTCGATGGCCGATTGAAAAATTTCGGCCCCGAAGAAATTATAAAACGTTTCTGTGATTTTCGTAAGACTCATCTTATCCGCAGGTTTAAACGACTCGCAGGTTTGGAAGAGGAAAAGATCGAAAGAAACTCGGAATTGATTCGCTTCATCAAAGAAAAATGGAACGAAAAAGTCATCGGCATAAAATCGAAAAAAGATTTCGAAGACAAACTTCAAAAAGCTAAATTCAAATATTACGAGTGGTTGGCGTCGATTCCCGTCTATAGGATGACGATCGACGAAGTTCGCAAATGCGAGGAAGCAATCGTCGAAGCCAAAACCGCCCTTTCTCGATACCAAAGTTTGGTAAAAGAGGACAAGAAACTGACCGAATTCATGATCGGCGAATTAACCGAACTCAAGGACAAATGGGATAAGGAATGA
- the gltX gene encoding glutamate--tRNA ligase, whose amino-acid sequence MSDNREVRTRFAPSPTGFLHVGGARTALFNFLYAKSQGGKFLLRIEDTDQNRSTEESFKTILESLKWLGIEWDEGPGIGGPYGPYVQSERLSIYKEYTEKLISEGKAYRCFCTQEELEAKKKQAEAMGIPYVYDGLHANMSEQEVQEKLKAGTPYSVRFKTPSKTLIFEDIIQGKVKFETKLIGDFIIVKSDGFPSYNYAVVVDDGLMKISHVIRGVGHLSNTPRQILIYEALGFPVPEFAHASEIVGMDGKKLSKRAGATSILAFRDLGYLPETFSNYMALLGWTSPDGQEYLPGDTTKRIFDVHRCSKSPSTFDVFKKPKGGEEEVVTNFSNLEQIAEAMNPKSKLNWLSNKYIRELPIAQITEALVPFLEGRDDIPKEHRDPKNPELGSIVDSIRVYLDNLRQAPDYIAEFYLSDLKIKGDEAFEILKHESAAAVIRKFYQLLQVDLPQTDEEYKALMARTGEETGQKGKTLFMPIRVATTGKAHGLELPILFPLLGKEKLLKRIEKTGNEAGISLG is encoded by the coding sequence ATGTCAGACAATAGAGAAGTTCGTACACGTTTCGCCCCGTCTCCCACAGGCTTCCTCCACGTCGGTGGAGCTAGAACTGCGCTTTTCAATTTTCTTTATGCGAAGTCCCAAGGCGGTAAATTCCTACTTAGAATCGAGGATACCGACCAGAACCGTTCCACTGAGGAATCGTTTAAGACGATTTTGGAATCGCTAAAATGGCTTGGCATTGAATGGGACGAAGGACCGGGAATAGGCGGACCTTACGGACCCTACGTCCAATCTGAACGGCTTTCCATTTATAAAGAATATACCGAAAAATTGATCTCTGAAGGTAAAGCATACCGATGTTTCTGTACTCAAGAAGAGTTGGAAGCGAAGAAGAAGCAAGCCGAAGCGATGGGGATTCCGTACGTTTATGACGGCTTGCACGCTAATATGAGCGAACAGGAAGTTCAGGAAAAGCTGAAGGCTGGAACTCCCTATTCGGTTCGATTCAAGACGCCTTCTAAAACTCTGATCTTCGAAGATATCATTCAAGGTAAGGTCAAATTTGAAACGAAACTGATCGGTGATTTTATAATCGTTAAATCGGATGGATTCCCATCTTACAACTATGCCGTCGTAGTTGACGACGGACTTATGAAAATCTCGCATGTAATTCGAGGAGTCGGTCACCTTTCCAATACACCTAGACAAATTTTGATTTATGAAGCCTTAGGATTTCCGGTACCCGAGTTTGCACATGCATCCGAGATCGTGGGAATGGACGGTAAAAAACTTTCCAAACGGGCCGGTGCTACTTCCATTCTCGCTTTTCGCGACCTAGGATATCTACCTGAAACTTTTTCGAATTATATGGCCTTGCTTGGTTGGACTTCTCCCGACGGGCAAGAATATCTTCCGGGAGATACTACGAAACGGATCTTCGACGTTCATCGTTGTTCCAAATCCCCCTCCACGTTTGATGTATTCAAAAAACCGAAAGGAGGGGAAGAGGAAGTTGTTACGAACTTCTCCAATTTGGAGCAGATTGCCGAGGCGATGAATCCCAAATCCAAATTAAATTGGTTATCAAACAAATATATACGCGAACTACCTATTGCCCAAATTACGGAGGCTCTCGTGCCGTTTTTAGAAGGCAGGGATGATATTCCGAAAGAGCATAGGGATCCGAAAAACCCGGAGTTAGGCTCCATTGTGGATAGCATCCGAGTCTATTTGGATAATTTGCGTCAAGCGCCTGATTATATCGCCGAATTCTATCTTTCCGACTTAAAGATAAAAGGGGACGAGGCGTTCGAAATCTTAAAGCATGAAAGTGCCGCCGCGGTGATAAGAAAATTTTATCAGCTACTCCAGGTGGATCTACCGCAAACCGACGAAGAATATAAGGCGCTAATGGCGAGAACAGGTGAAGAGACGGGGCAGAAAGGTAAAACGCTTTTTATGCCGATTCGAGTAGCTACTACGGGTAAAGCCCATGGACTTGAGTTGCCTATCCTATTTCCTCTCTTAGGTAAGGAAAAGCTACTCAAACGAATAGAGAAAACCGGCAACGAAGCCGGAATTTCTCTGGGTTGA